A single region of the Neodiprion pinetum isolate iyNeoPine1 chromosome 5, iyNeoPine1.2, whole genome shotgun sequence genome encodes:
- the hyd gene encoding E3 ubiquitin-protein ligase UBR5 isoform X4, with protein MSSIHFVVHPLPGTDDQLNDRLKEVAEKINRYGFMTPPALSGLKGSVKRIVVGPTHIALLMEDNRICRVAFTVLSDRLDLSKNEPNRNTNKSHVGNSGSAPSGSGGGGSGGRAGLPRSRARIMRNSSAIRGGGGSGGGGGAGRSGPPGVIMGGASGSSSRPIVSVPAPFVPEDLISQAQVVLQGKSRNLIIRELQVGDERTNLDVNLAVNNLLSRDDEEGDDAEDAADSYVPEDLISLLDGGFSNEHSVIIDADSMFSEDMFGYTGIRSRGSSSRRLGSDRDGERSADRDRDRDSFSRWRDRQYYGPRRWLETALKDSWEKDPDNKKKELASQCPLWMSEELEWWHERCGEPAPRFVQIAALYSELIAVSSTGQLYQWRWADPEPYKHPENPNVHHPKSIPLGLFGEKIVNISATAIRCSVSTESGKVATWLDDLLGHVASRLEHPAQAFTEFTLDRIVSLHTCALYTVARLESGGLYWWGVLPFAQRKKLWEKYKAKSRKHRPSTVLSTDISYGTHVCMKNSPIYQPGAIGFTIANGVPKVGQLLSAAWNLDATCRFKILPAGVLIPANPTEKREVIPTAGAASGPSKTNHKETADRLDMPPPPSPASSTCSDTGSITTSHKRQKRITPRGEGEPEKKDEEDWQLKDVVFVEDVKTVPIGKVIKVDGCYVAVKFFSKDSKEKEKETKEKDFSTSDFKDLTAEELIKLLADCRLLRKDELQVIKSPLSSRAPDCFQRTPRRVNLVESSNENLLTISTDGQGIHAILKNGTKLTYVVYNLSTGRYVQDCYIPSDISSFLGLQPQSISLTSAGENTECSMILRDGNNTIYPIAKDCAEAIRDPNWLDLVPVHCIGASTIPIPSCTNSSNLKNQVAVIALVFDNLLLLPRILRCDFDGVKQIFANLELDQKTISSQIQTILTERCDGNRNIFHACVNMCSPTSNKENEQGIERELVVNTVDGNTAPIEEPIPTLSWPPEAFDNTSGEEDSLLSIGAASISMMNKSGASSTTNNTYVIDSVERRNNALLILKYLCESPVLAPHLKELLVARDAQGQTPLMLAVSVRAYHAALILLDTIQRVGRDGKDCSAMILQPDASPDLSPLFVTCCNDTCSFTWTGAEHINQDIFECRTCGLTGSLCCCTECARVCHRGHDCKLKKTSPTAYCDCWEKCKCRALIAGHQGARYDLLCRLVMNTDLATKINSRGESILLFLVQTVGRQSVEQRQYRSAPRQRSTSASRKTPSSDEYTFHTVFLSGLGADADMPDHDLEPPRFSRRALERLLNDWPAIQCMIMSGVTESPTNDQLFGDQGQACRQSGTALLDKFTHSLLVKCSAEMLDTLLSTLVRELQKDNVPGRQEEANNVARRFVRSVARIFVIFTIEMAPNTTKRRSASQASQPLMKCRRVFQALIKLAVEELCETADSLIAPVRLGVARPTAPFTLTSSAIEVINGSEELFSIEPLIPRSGVSAQVLDSALQAQQVNNNIAIAREVSAMDETEGGEEVPMDIDGDISEHEESGVSGANVSQPLGEVDNNVGGVGEEQAGDGESDTELDLLAEAETESDSDDNHSNQDAASAQRSVQTGATAGSDGGMGSILLFPEDESGESSQQEDDESEAGETDEQDNEEFQIGDEQLERRSGSSGHAHRNNLAPVSMQWAIRNRESSTRTAGLRVTGGSNLVFIDPSSLRRSTATSAVTAAQEPITMGTTASCLARAFGIVIRQIADLLTMLQDYKTHAPALPRLMEISYQDAIGLQLYLEGHLKPTWDWLMTVMDATEAQLRFGVSLTRSADPAHPEHPLNVAPSLAGGNFTGLLNSAALSLTLQSNTSRNQRSGITTTSNNSAGHASTRINVGFTGVGETPRSNRDREGGDAHSARREFLSYCLSLMRAHNGEHRDSLPVLDVSALRHVAYVFDALVYYMRSGSESPSTRGDSHKESIAFATWTEQDENDNEEAEDGNSTASTVMETDSVDYPDLLQVPMCVTSNGANSIAKGRKHPFLQRSDSTLCLGCPPLDPFDTIMSEALPLADQPHLLQPHSRREDLFGVPRQPVNSGSSASQNPLEGLPTRLGLSGRFADNSLLAATSSYNQIIQVPIHVTSSSSNAQSASAGDAENRWNLIAGSEQPGTSKLTEKPKGFNQSAESQPSSVVTEQIDRAPIIVSPSGQGMENVVPGNNSSKGKDELCKSGRSVIVRAGTVSEPNVNKVGAPEVLVVPTAETQTVSEEVDPAASNQEISAHETVETSPVESSRALTTIGTNISHNILLGRWRLSLDLFGRVFMEDVGLEAGSVVSELGGFPVKEAKFRRDMEKLRNSQQKDITLSKVERDRTQLLIQTMKELNTQYNLFNRRASNTPPLAVNRVKVTFKDEPGEGSGVARSFYTAIAEALLANEKLPNLEAAQVGSKYTQYNVLQKLKSRDRDRDLRRQNPRSSGKCREARRALSFEARSFHPTASTEGPSGSNSSGSSSNAHPLPVSHPSNDHLTMHQQQLGDRLYQKVHTLRPTLAEKITGMLLELSPAQLLMLLASEDALRQKVEEAFELIHSHNQDLASEALLDLDVFSLTERCGGNKKKLEASILDDIEDNAPLFYSPGKRGFYTPRQGRASYERLNAFRNVGRLIGLCLLQNELCPIFLNRHVIKYILARPIRFHDLAFFDSVIYESLRQLVVDAETKDSNSLFSELDLTFSIDLCPEEGVGSLELIPNGREIEVSASNIYDYVRKYAEVRMVKVQEKALEAMREGVFDVLPEGALDGLTSEDLRLLLNGVGDINVSVLISYTSFNDESGESTERLVKFKRWLWSIVEKMSHVERQDLVYFWTGSPALPASEDGFQPMPSVTIRPADDAHLPTANTCISRLYVPLYSSRHVLRHKLLLAIKTKNFGFV; from the exons CATGTTCGGCTACACGGGAATCCGGAG TCGTGGTAGCTCTTCACGCAGACTTGGCAGCGACAGGGACGGCGAACGATCAGCAGATCGGGACAGGGATCGAGATAGTTTCAGTCGGTGGAGAGATCGCCAGTATTACGGCCCTCGCCGGTGGCTGGAAACAGCCCTCAAAGATTCGTGGGAAAAGGATCCAG ATAACAAGAAAAAGGAACTCGCCTCGCAGTGTCCGTTATGGATGTCCGAGGAGCTTGAATGGTGGCACGAGCGTTGCGGTGAACCGGCGCCTCGCTTTGTCCAAATTGCCGCTCTCTACAGTGAGCTAATTGCAGTTTCGTCTACCGGGCAGCTCTATCAGTGGCGATGGGCAGACCCTGAGCCTTATAAACATCCAGAA aacCCAAACGTTCATCACCCAAAGAGCATTCCGCTTGGTTTGTTTGGAGAGAAGATCGTCAACATTTCTGCTACAGCTATTCGGTGTTCCGTCAGCACAGAGAGCGGTAAGGTCGCCACGTGGTTGGACGACCTTTTAGGACACGTCGCCTCGCGACTCGAACATCCCGCTCAGGCATTCACCGAATTCACGCTCGACAGAATTGTCTCCCTGCACACGTGCGCTCTCTACACAGTTGCCAGACTCGAAAGCGGCGGTCTTTACTGGTG ggGTGTCCTGCCATTCGCCCAGCGAAAAAAGCTGTGGGAGAAATACAAGGCGAAATCTAGGAAGCACAGACCTTCGACGGTTTTGTCGACAGACATAAGTTACGGTACACACGTGTGCATGAAAAACAGCCCAATTTATCAACCAGGAGCAATAG GATTCACGATCGCGAACGGAGTGCCAAAAGTTGGACAACTCTTATCGGCAGCTTGGAACTTGGACGCGACTTGTAGATTCAAGATCCTTCCGGCCGGCGTTTTGATACCTGCCAATCCGACTGAGAAACGGGAAGTTATTCCAACCGCAGGCGCCGCCAGCGGACCCAGCAAAACCAATCACAAGGAAACAGCCGATCGTCTTGACATGCCGCCGCCACCTTCGCCTGCCTCGAGCACGTGCAGCGACACAGGCAGCATCACAACCAGTCACA AACGACAAAAAAGAATTACGCCCCGAGGAGAGGGAGAGCCGGAGAAAAAAGACGAAGAGGACTGGCAGCTGAAAGATGTCGTTTTCGTCGAAGATGTTAAAACTGTACCGATTG GTAAAGTTATAAAAGTCGACGGATGCTACGTAGCGGTAAAATTCTTCTCAAAGGATTCTAAGGAGAAGGAAAAGGAGACGAAAGAGAAGGACTTCAGCACTTCAGATTTCAAGGATCTGACCGCCGAAGAACTCATCAAACTACTTGCTGACTGCCGACTCCTCCGAAAAGACGAACTACAG GTCATAAAATCACCATTAAGTTCCCGTGCACCCGACTGTTTCCAAAGAACGCCAAGGCGAGTGAATCTTGTTGAATCGTCGAACGAGAATTTATTGACTATTTCCACCGACGGTCAAG GCATACACGCGATACTGAAGAACGGAACCAAGCTCACTTACGTTGTCTACAATCTTAGCACAGGACGATACGTTCAAGACTGTTACATACCGTCCGATATTTCCTCATTTCTCGGACTACAGCCACAAAGTATCAGTCTCACCAGCGCTGGCGAG AACACCGAATGTTCGATGATCCTGCGGGACGGAAACAACACGATTTATCCGATAGCAAAGGACTGCGCTGAGGCGATAAGAGACCCAAACTGGTTAGACCTCGTTCCGGTGCATTGTATAGGTGCGTCAACCATTCCAATACCCAGCTGCACAAATTCCTCGAATTTAAAAAACCAGGTAGCGGTAATAGCCCTGGTCTTTGACAATCTTCTACTTCTACCGAGGATACTGAGATGCGATTTTGACGGTGTTAAGCAAATTTTTGCGAACCTCGAACTAGACCAAA AGACAATCTCGTCACAGATTCAGACAATCTTAACAGAACGATGCGACGGCAATCGAAACATTTTCCACGCCTGCGTGAATATGTGCTCACCGACGTCGAACAAGGAGAATGAGCAAG GCATTGAACGCGAACTAGTCGTGAACACGGTCGACGGCAACACCGCGCCCATTGAAGAACCCATTCCAACTCTCAGCTGGCCACCCGAAGCCTTTGACAACACCTCCGGGGAGGAAGACAGCCTACTCAGTATCGGCGCAGCCAGTATCTCCATGATGAACAAATCCG GTGCCAGTTCGACAACGAACAATACTTATGTCATCGATTCAGTCGAACGGCGCAATAACGCTCTACTGATACTCAAGTACCTCTGCGAAAGTCCGGTCCTCGCACCGCACTTAAAGGAACTACTCGTCGCCAG AGACGCACAAGGTCAGACGCCACTAATGCTCGCTGTGTCTGTGCGCGCCTATCATGCAGCCCTAATTCTGCTCGATACGATACAGCGCGTCGGTCGCGATGGCAAAGACTGTTCAGCGATGATCCTGCAGCCAGACGCAAGCCCCGATTTATCACCGCTGTTCGTTACCTGCTGCAACGACACTTGCAGCTTCACTTGGACTGGAGCCGAGCACATTAATCAG GACATATTCGAGTGCCGAACGTGTGGCTTGACCGGTTCTCTCTGCTGCTGTACGGAGTGCGCACGAGTTTGCCACAGAGGCCATGActgcaaattaaaaaaaacatcaccAACGGCTTACTGCGACTGCTGGGAGAAATGCAAGTGTCGCGCCCTTATTGCTGGACACCAGGGTGCACGATACGACCTTCTTTGTCGCCTGGTGATGAACACTGACCTAGCCACCAAGATAAACTCACG AGGTGAAAGTATACTGTTATTCCTTGTACAAACAGTGGGGAGGCAGTCGGTTGAACAGCGCCAGTACAGATCGGCGCCGAGGCAAAGATCGACTTCGGCTAGTCGCAAGACACCATCGTCAGATG AGTATACGTTCCACACAGTGTTCCTCTCAGGTTTGGGTGCTGATGCAGACATGCCAGATCACGATTTGGAGCCTCCGAGATTCAGCCGCCGAGCCTTGGAGCGGCTGCTCAACGATTGGCCGGCCATTCAGTGCATGATCATGTCCGGCGTTACTGAAAGTCCCACGAACGATCAGCTCTTTGGCGATCAGGGACAGGCTTGCAGACAGAGTGGTACCGCTCTCCTCGACAAGTTCACCCATTCTCTTCTGGTGAAGTGCAGCGCAGAG ATGCTGGACACCCTTCTGTCGACGTTGGTCAGGGAATTGCAGAAAGACAATGTACCAGGTCGTCAAGAAGAGGCAAACAACGTTGCCAGACGATTCGTTAGATCCGTTGCAAGGATATTCGTTATTTTCACCATAGAAATGGCGCCAAATACTACTAAGCGAAGAAG cGCGAGTCAGGCTTCTCAACCACTGATGAAGTGCCGACGCGTTTTTCAAGCACTCATCAAATTGGCCGTTGAGGAACTCTGTGAAACCGCCGATTCCCTCATTGCGCCAGTTAGACTGGGAGTTGCGCGTCCAACTGCACCTTTCACCCTGACCAGCTCAGCAATTGAGGTTATCAATGGATCAGAGGAGCTTTTTTCCATCGAGCCATTGATTCCACGCAGCGGAGTCAGTGCCCAGGTTCTTGACAGCGCTCTTCAAGCGCAGCAAGTCAACAACAACATCGCAATAGCCAGAGAGGTTTCTGCCATGGACGAAACTGAGGGTGGAGAAG aAGTACCCATGGACATTGACGGTGACATCAGCGAACACGAGGAATCTGGCGTTTCTGGAGCAAACGTTAGCCAGCCGCTGGGCGAGGTAGACAACAACGTCGGCGGAGTGGGTGAGGAGCAGGCAGGTGACGGAGAGTCGGACACGGAGTTAGACCTCCTTGCTGAGGCGGAAACCGAGTCCGACTCAGACGACAATCACAGCAACCAAGATGCGGCTTCCGCTCAGCGCAGTGTGCAGACTGGTGCCACTGCTGGATCAGATGGCGGTATGGGATCTATTCTTTTGTTCCCCGAGGACGAGTCTGGGGAGTCTAGTCAACAGGAAGATGACGAGAGCGAGGCTGGTGAGACTGATGAACAGGACAACGAAGAGTTTCAGATCGGTGACGAACAGCTTGAACGCAGAAG CGGGTCGTCTGGTCACGCGCACAGAAACAATTTGGCGCCGGTCTCAATGCAGTGGGCGATCCGCAACCGAGAGTCGAGCACCCGAACGGCGGGTCTCAGGGTGACCGGCGGAAGTAACCTGGTATTCATAGACCCCTCCTCTCTCAGACGATCGACGGCAACGTCCGCAGTGACAGCGGCGCAGGAACCTATAACTATGGGAACAACCGCCAGCTGCCTAGCGCGAGCATTTGGAATCGTTATCAGGCAGATTGCTGACCTGCTCACCATGTTGCAGGACTACAAAACACACGCGCCTGCCCTTCCCAGGCTCATGGAAATCTCCTATCAGGACGCCATCGGCCTTCAG CTTTATCTTGAGGGCCATTTGAAACCGACTTGGGATTGGCTCATGACGGTGATGGACGCCACGGAGGCGCAGCTGCGATTTGGTGTCTCATTGACGCGCAGTGCTGACCCTGCGCACCCCGAACATCCTCTAAACGTCGCGCCTTCCTTAGCAGGCGGAAATTTTACAGGGCTACTGAACTCAGCCGCACTTTCTCTCACACTGCAAAGCAACACGTCGAGGAATCAACGCAGTGGCATTACAACCACTTCCAATAATTCAGCGGGTCATGCCTCGACTAGAATAAACGTTGGATTCACCGGAGTCGGCGAAACGCCGAGAAGCAATCGGGATCGAGAAG GAGGCGACGCGCACTCGGCCAGACGAGAATTCCTTTCCTATTGTCTGTCCCTGATGCGAGCTCACAATGGCGAGCACAGAGATAGTCTTCCGGTGCTTGACGTCTCTGCCCTACGCCACGTTGCCTATGTATTCGACGCCCTCGTCTACTACATGAGGTCAGGATCTGAGTCTCCGTCTACCAGAGGCGATAGCCATAAGGAGTCTATCGCCTTTGCCACCTGGACCGAACAG GATGAAAACGACAACGAGGAGGCGGAGGACGGAAATTCGACAGCATCGACAGTGATGGAAACGGACTCCGTTGACTATCCAGACCTACTCCAGGTTCCGATGTGCGTAACATCGAACGGCGCAAATTCGATAGCCAAAGGTCGAAAGCATCCGTTCCTTCAGCGATCGGATTCGACTCTCTGCTTGGGCTGCCCGCCGCTTGACCCCTTTGATACAATAATGAGCGAGGCCCTACCGCTCGCTGATCAACCACATCTCCTCCAGCCGCACTCTAGGCGCGAGGATCTCTTTGGTGTTCCAAGACAGCCGGTCAACTCTGGCAGTTCTGCCAGCCAGAATCCCCTAGAGGGCCTTCCGACTAGGCTTGGACTCTCGGGCAGATTTGCAGACAACTCGCTATTAGCCGCCACTTCATCTTACAACCAAATTATTCAGGTCCCAATCCATGTGACTTCTAGCAGCTCCAATGCCCAGAGTGCCAGCGCTGGTGATGCGGAGAACAGGTGGAACTTAATTGCCGGCAGTGAACAACCCGGAACCAGCAAGTTAACG GAAAAACCGAAGGGCTTTAATCAGTCCGCGGAAAGTCAGCCGTCGTCTGTAGTGACGGAGCAGATCGATCGTGCACCAATAATCGTTTCTCCTAGTGGTCAGGGAATGGAGAACGTCGTACCCGGCAACAACAGCAGTAAGGGGAAGGATGAGTTGTGCAAGAGTGGACGAAGCGTGATAGTGAGAGCGGGAACGGTGTCG GAACCCAATGTAAATAAAGTTGGCGCTCCGGAAGTTTTGGTTGTGCCGACAGCCGAGACGCAGACAGTTTCCGAGGAGGTCGACCCTGCTGCATCTAACCAGGAGATATCGGCCCACGAGACCGTCGAGACGAGTCCTGTCGAATCTTCCAGAGCCTTGACGACCATCGGCACAAACATATCGCACAACATTCTGCTGGGAAGATGGAGGCTGTCGCTCGATCTGTTCGGTCGCGTTTTCATGGAGGACGTCGGCTTGGAGGCCGGTTCAGTCGTTTCCGAACTTGGAGGCTTTCCTGTCAAGGAGGCCAAGTTCCGCAGAGACATGGAAAAGCTTCGTAATTCGCAACAGAAAGACATCACACTATCCAAA GTCGAACGAGATCGCACTCAGCTTCTGATCCAGACCATGAAGGAGCTCAATACGCAGTACAATTTGTTCAATAGGCGAGCCTCGAACACGCCACCATTGGCTGTCAACAGGGTGAAAGTCACATTCAAAGACGAGCCTGGCGAGGGATCTGGAGTCGCTAGGAGCTTCTACACGGCTATAGCCGAA GCTCTACTGGCTAACGAAAAACTGCCAAATTTGGAGGCTGCACAAGTCGGATCAAAATACACACAGTACAACGTTTTGCAGAAACTGAAGAGTAGAGACAGAGATCGAGATTTGAGGCGCCAG AATCCAAGGTCGTCAGGTAAGTGCCGAGAAGCCAGGAGAGCACTGTCTTTTGAGGCTCGATCATTCCATCCGACTGCGTCGACAGAGGGCCCCAGTGGTTCGAACTCTAGCGGTTCATCTTCTAACGCTCACCCGTTGCCGGTCAGTCATCCAAGCAACGATCACTTGACGATGCATCAACAGCAGTTGGGTGACAGGCTGTATCAAAAA GTACACACGCTGCGCCCGACGTTGGCTGAGAAAATAACTGGAATGCTGCTGGAATTGTCGCCTGCACAGCTGCTGATGCTTCTAGCATCAGAGGATGCGCTTCGCCAGAAAGTTGAGGAGGCTTTTGAGCTGATTCACAGCCACAACCAGGATTTGGCCAGCGAGGCTCTCCTCGACCTCGACGTCTTCAGTCTGACGGAGAGGTGCggtggtaataaaaaaaaattagaggcCAGCATACTCGATGATATCGAGGACAATGCGCCGCTATTTTATTCACCGGGTAAACGCGGATTCTACACACCTAGACAGGGAAGAGCTAGCTATGAAAGGCTGAACGCCTTCAGGAATGTCGGAAG ATTAATAGGCCTTTGCCTTCTCCAAAACGAATTGTGCCCGATATTTCTCAATCGTCACGTAATCAAGTACATTCTTGCGCGACCGATAAGATTCCACGATCTCGCGTTTTTCGACTCTGTGATATATGAGAGCCTGCGACAGCTGGTTGTCGACGCCGAGACAAAAGACAGCAACAGTTTGTTCTCTGAGCTCGACTTGACGTTCAG CATCGACTTGTGTCCCGAGGAAGGAGTCGGCTCTCTGGAACTTATACCGAATGGCAGGGAGATCGAAGTGTCGGCCAGTAACATTTACGACTACGTTCGCAAGTACGCCGAGGTTCGGATGGTCAAGGTGCAGGAGAAGGCATTAGAGGCAATGCGCGAGGGCGTTTTTGACGTTCTTCCAGAAGGTGCTCTTGACGGATTAACGTCCGAGGATCTCAGGCTTCTGCTCAATGGCGTTGGTGACATAAACGTGTCTGTTCTCATATCCTACACATCATTCAACGACGAGTCGGgagagtcgaccgagaggctcGTCAAGTTCAAACGTTGGCTTTGGTCCATCGTCGAGAAAATGTCGCACGTCGAACGACAAGATCTG GTCTACTTCTGGACCGGATCTCCGGCACTTCCGGCCAGTGAAGACGGATTCCAACCGATGCCAAGCGTGACGATTCGGCCAGCGGACGACGCGCATTTACCGACTGCGAATACGTGTATATCTCGTTTATACGTTCCCCTGTACAGCTCGCGTCACGTTCTTCGTCACAAACTTTTACTTGCcataaaaactaaaaatttcggATTCGTATGA